GAGGTCAGTGCACCTGACAAGTGACCAATCACCTTTTGTGACAAATGCGGTGAATAAAGGTTTTTAGAAACTTCTTCTATGAATGTATCAGAAATGGCTATAAAAATCACATCAGAAGCCTCTACAAGATCTTCAGGACTTTCAAATACCTGCGTTTTTGTCATGGAAGAAGCTTTTGAGGCTTTTTCATATGTTCTGTTATAAAACCCTGTAATCTCAAGCCCATGCTCTTTGAAATAAAGCGCAAGAGAAATTCCAGCTTTAGATGCCCCATAAAAACCTATTTTCACTTCAAAATACCTCCACATAAAACTAAAAAAGGCAGAACAGAGTCTGCCTTTTCTTTGCTTGAAAAAAATTTTGTTTCCCAAGCTCATATGCAGTCCCTGTTCTTTAAAAATCAGGGCAGCTTTTTAATTTTTTCAGTTTTAAACTTTTAAATTTTAAGAATCTTAAAAGTATGGCTCGACTATTTTGTCGATGCCATCTTTTTATATTAATTATACCACATGTTAGCGAAAAATATAGTGTTATTTTTTATATTTGAAAGGGTATTAATATGACTGTAAATCAAAATTTAAAATATGAGAGGTGCAGTCCAGATGAGAAGTGAAAAAATCCTTGAGATGTTAAATGAACAGTTAAACAGAGAACTATTCTCAGCATACTTTTATACAGCAATGGAAGCATATTTTGCTTCACAAAATTTAGACGGTTTTGCTCACTTTTTCATGGTCCAAACAAAAGAAGAGCTTGACCATGCAAGATTGATATTTAACTATATAAACAAAATAGGTGGAAGAGTAATTTTAAAAGAACTCAAGCAACCAAAGATAGACTATTCATCACCTACAGAAGTTTTTGAACTTGCACTTTCACATGAACGGTTTATAACCTCTTCCATTCATGAGATTGCAAAGGCAGCTTTGGATGAAAAAGACCTAACCACCCACAATTTTTTGCAATGGTTTATAAACGAACAAGCTGAGGAAGAAGAAACAATGGACAAGATTTTAAGAAAGCTAAAATTCATAAAAGAAGACCCAAGCGGACTTCTGTTTTTGGACAAAGAACTTTCAACAAGAGTGTATACACCGCCATCTATTATGCAGGAAAATTAAAATACATCCAGTTTTTAGTGGCACGTGGTGAAGACATATTTACCACCTAATTTATTACAGAATAGAGAATAAAAAGTTCCTACTTTCTTTAATAAGTCTTCAAGAAGTAAAGTAGGGAACTGAAACACATGGGAGGAGACCAGAGTTTTAGAATCTATGAATTTTTCAAATGGTGTCCTCCCATTCATACCTTTACCATTATGAGGTCTAAAAAAGTTCCACGTATCCTGCCACCTTTGAGCTCGTTGAATAAAGTCATCTTTGTTTTTACATCTTTCGGCATGAATCATTAAAAAATATTCGTCATCTGCTCTATGTGAATTTTCAATTACCCCCATAAGATGTTTTGCTCTTGGTGGAATAGGATTTAGTTCTACACCCAAAATAGAAAACATCTCATTCCACTCCTTTAGCTTTCTTTCACTTCCTCCGCAAAATTCTTCTCCATTGTCCAATCGGATTTTTATTGGGTTTCTTACATTATGCGTTCTTAGCCATAAAGCCACCAAGGATATAAACATAAAGCCAAAAGCAGATGAAAGTTCATAGGAGTAGGCTGTAAATCTTGCTCTTGTTGCAATGTCTATCATGTTCCACTCATAGCAAGGTAAATTGTGTTTTTTCATATGTTCATATACCTCTTCAGGAAGACTGTCTTTATCTAAAAGATGTTTTGTATCAAGTTGAAATTCAGAAAATGGAATGAGGGCTTCATAATCGTACAAACTTCTTTCACCCTTTTTTGTCTTTCTTGATTTTCTTGGTATAGCATTTCTTTTGAGAATAGACTTTATTGTATTTTCGCTTATTTTAATACCATATTTTCTGAGCAGGTAAAGAGACAAACGTCTGTATCTGAAGCCAGTTCTTTTAGATTCCTCGATAATGAGATTTTCAAGTTCAGTAGAAAGTTTTCTGGGGCAAGTTTTAGGTTTTCTTGATTTATCCTCAAGGGGACCATATATTGCTCTTCTGACAGTATGTCTTGATACACCTAATATTTTAGCAGTTCTTGATACGTTTTTGTTATTATTTTCAAACACTTTTCGGATTAATTCCCTTGCTTTTTCGGGAGATATTTTTCTCATTTCATGATATGATATAATATTCATAGTAGGCTGTCCTCCCATCCTGGTAGTTTTTTGATTTTTCTTTTGAATGGGAGATTACACTTTTTAATTAATATTCATGTCAGGATGGAGGCAGCCTCAATTCTTTTTATGAGTTTCTCCTCACTATTTTCGCACATTCTTTCGCTGTGGTAAATATCTCTACACCTATTCGAGCATCCAGTTTTTAGTCCTATTGATTTTAGAGCACTTTTGCACTATACTATATTAGATGATAAAAATTTTTGAATGAAGGTGACCAAAGAGATGTTTTACACATTCGTTTGCAACAGCTGCCAAGAAGTTTTTGAAATAAGAGCGTCCATTTCAGAAATCTCTAATGGTCTTAAAATCAGTTGTCCAAAATGTGCGTCAAATGATGTCACAAGAGATTATTCAAAAATAAACATTGGGCTATCCGCAGGAAGCGGTGCAAAAAGTAGCAGTTGTAGCACCTGTTCAGGCTCAAGAGGTTGTTGTGGAAGTTAAAGATACATCCCAACTCTGCAAAGCGGCTGAGTAAAGTACAGAGCAAATTTGAAAAATGTTATTGACAAACTCAAAAGAGCTCTTTATAATATATATTGCAAAGTCAATGAGGTGCCGAGATGGTGGAATTGGCAGACACGCTACTTTGAGGGGGTAGTGGGCGTTATGCCCGTGCGAGTTCGAGTCTCGCTCTCGGCACCAGTTAAAAAGCAAATAAGGCCCTGTAAAAAAGGGCTTTATTTTTTATTTAACAATTGAAAAGCAGATGCGCGCCCATAGCTCAATTGGATAGAGCATCAGACTACGGATCTGAGGGTTGGGGGTTCGAGTCCTCCTGGGCGCGCCAGATAAATCAAAGGTTCTGAGACTTGAGAAAAATTTACAAATAGCATTTTGACACCTATTTGACACCTACACGAAATAAGTTTTGGATTAACTAAAACTAGCATGAAGATAGCCGAATGTGTATGGAATTAATCATGCATAAACAAAAAGGGAAGGTTACAATAAGCCTTCCCTTAAATTTTTATCTCAGGATTGTTTTTTAACCACTCCCAGAACAAGTCCTTTGGAATAAGGATTCTACGGCCTATCTGGATTTTTGGGAATCCTTTGGAATGAACAAGTTTTGAAGCCAACTTATAACTCACTCCCAGCAGTTTTGCAACTTCTTCTATGCTATAAGTAGCTCTTTTGATTTTTTCTCTTTGTTTCTGAAGATTTATTATTTCCATAAATATCCCTCCTTTGAAGATTTTATTTAAAATCTGAGACAAACCCGCTAAAAGTGCAATATGCTTCATTCATTCAGACACAAAAAAGTAAATAGTCCGCGAACCCACTTGTTAAGCCTGTAACCATATAAAAACGCCAGTTTGGCAAGTACGACAACCATGAAAAGCTTCCTAAACTAGTTGCTTCTGAAAATCTTCTCTCCTGTAACATCACTTACAAATTTATTTGAAAATTGATTTTGAATTTTTTGGAATTCCTCAAGAAGTGTGATGAGAAAAAGTTAATTTGGGTGGGTGTCTCTCTCAGAATACAGACCTTTGCTTTTGAGATGATTTTTTTACAATAACTTTGAAACACTAAAAATGAGAATAAATTCATTTATCAATATGTACCAGCAGATTATTCTCAACTTAATTTGTGTTTTTTCCTAAAAAAAATAAATGGGAGAGTTTTCCCTCCCATTCCCTTGATTCAAAAGCTTCTGGAGCAATTGCACTTTATATTTTTACTTCTGGATTGTTTTTTAGCCAGTCCCAAAATGATTGTTTTGGAATAACCATACGACGTCCAATTTGGATTTTTGGAAAAGTTTTCGTATGAACTAATCTTGCTGCCAATTTGCAACTTATTCCTAATATTTCAGCAATTTCCTTTATGGTGTATGGTGTAAGTTACTCTTTCAATTTCTTCTTTTTGATGTTGAATATCTCTCATTTCCATTACTTCTCTACCTCCAGTAGGAAATACAGTTTCTAAAAATAAAAAAAGAGAAGTCTCTTCAAAAGGAGCTTCTCTTCTCGATTCGTACAGACCTTCTTTCCCACCTGGAGTTCTTGTTACTTATGCGTTTTTTATTCATTTACTAAATCTTTTCAATAATCAAGCAAAAAATTGGGTAAAGCATCATTAAACCACCCTGTTATCTTTAAAAAAGTTTTACTTCGTTTAAACTGTTCTGCAACCTTTTCATCCGTTTATACCTGGAACTTAATATCTTCCGGTATATTTGAATAGAGCACATAATTTGCTTGCACCTAAAATAAATCTGTCAAAAAAATAAAGAGCCCCAAAGGATTGTTTTCCTTTGGAGCTTCTATGCTGCTTTGCCCTAATTTACTTCACAAAATACCGAACAAAAATGAACTTTTTGTATTAACAATCAGATGGGCACAATAAGGCTTGTTAATAATATAGCACATCTTAATCCTCCCTGTCAAGTATCGTTAGTCGTTGGATAGTGTCAAGAGTTTGTAGGGAAATTTTTTTAAAATACGATTGCATTTAAGAGA
The sequence above is drawn from the Caldicellulosiruptor bescii DSM 6725 genome and encodes:
- a CDS encoding ferritin; translated protein: MRSEKILEMLNEQLNRELFSAYFYTAMEAYFASQNLDGFAHFFMVQTKEELDHARLIFNYINKIGGRVILKELKQPKIDYSSPTEVFELALSHERFITSSIHEIAKAALDEKDLTTHNFLQWFINEQAEEEETMDKILRKLKFIKEDPSGLLFLDKELSTRVYTPPSIMQEN
- a CDS encoding IS481-like element ISCbe2 family transposase, producing the protein MNIISYHEMRKISPEKARELIRKVFENNNKNVSRTAKILGVSRHTVRRAIYGPLEDKSRKPKTCPRKLSTELENLIIEESKRTGFRYRRLSLYLLRKYGIKISENTIKSILKRNAIPRKSRKTKKGERSLYDYEALIPFSEFQLDTKHLLDKDSLPEEVYEHMKKHNLPCYEWNMIDIATRARFTAYSYELSSAFGFMFISLVALWLRTHNVRNPIKIRLDNGEEFCGGSERKLKEWNEMFSILGVELNPIPPRAKHLMGVIENSHRADDEYFLMIHAERCKNKDDFIQRAQRWQDTWNFFRPHNGKGMNGRTPFEKFIDSKTLVSSHVFQFPTLLLEDLLKKVGTFYSLFCNKLGGKYVFTTCH
- a CDS encoding FmdB family zinc ribbon protein yields the protein MFYTFVCNSCQEVFEIRASISEISNGLKISCPKCASNDVTRDYSKINIGLSAGSGAKSSSCSTCSGSRGCCGS
- a CDS encoding helix-turn-helix domain-containing protein → MEIINLQKQREKIKRATYSIEEVAKLLGVSYKLASKLVHSKGFPKIQIGRRILIPKDLFWEWLKNNPEIKI